The genome window CTGGTCGCCGGCTGGCTGGTCACCTGGGCGTGGCGCCGCCCGCTCGCGCTGATCTGGCCGGGTGTCCCGGTCTGGCTGATGACGGTCGCGCTCGGGATGCTCATCCGCACCTCGGCCGGCCAGGGCGTCGAGCCCGCCTTCATCGCCGTCGCGTTCGTCGTCCTCGGGGTGTTCCTGGTCGGCTGGCGGATCGCCGCGATCCCGTTCGCCCGCAGGCGGGCGCTGCGGCGCGTCTAGCCGGCCGCTCGCGCCGCGGTCTCAGAACGCCGCGGAGATCAGCGTCGCGATCGTGTAGATCGCGAGGCCGGCGAGGGCTCCGACCACCGTCCCGTTGATCCGGATGAACTGGAGGTCGCGCCCCACCTGGGTCTCGATCTTGTCGGTCGTCTCGGCCGGGTCCCAGCCGCGCACCGTCTCGGTAATGACGCTCGCGATGTCGTGCCGGTACGTCGACACCAGGTGACCGGCCGCCTCGGACAGGCGCGCGTTCAGCGACGCGCGCAGCGCCGGGTCCGCCGCGACCCTGTCGGCCGTGTCGGCGAGCGCCGCCGCGGCGCGCACGCGCAGCTCGCTGTCCGGGTCGCTGAGAGCATCCACAGCGGCTGCGCGCGCCGCCGACCAGGCCTGCGCGGCCAGCTCGCGGATGCGCGGGTCGTCGAACGCGCGCGCCTTCGCGGCCTCCAGCCCGGCGATCGTCTCCGGGTCGTGCTGCAGGCGGTCGCTCAGCTCGGCGAGGTAGCCGTCGAACGCCCGGCGGGCACGGTGCGCCGGGTCGTGGCGGACGTCGGAGATGAAGCGGCGCAGCTCCTGGTACACGCGCTCGTCCACCAGCCGGTCCACGAAGGACGGCAGCCACGACGGGAGCCGCCCGGAGACCAGGTTGGCCAGCGCGTCGGGGTGGATGACCAGCCAGTCGTCGAACCGGTCGAGCAGCAGGTCGACGGCGGCGTGGTGGCCGCCCGAGCTGAGGATCCGCTCGCCCAGGCGCCCGATCGGCGGCGCCCACTCCGGGTCGATCACGTGGGTGCGCACGACCGCCTCGACGGCCTCTCGCATGCGGTCGTCGTCCAGCAGGCCGAAGAGTCCGACGATGGCGCCGGAGCCTTCGTCCACCACCCGGCGGGCGTTGCCCGGCTCGGTCAGCCAGCGTGCGGCCGCGCCGGACACGTCGTAGGCCGCCAGCCGGGTCGCGACCACGTCGTCGGACAGGAACTCGGTCTCCACGAACTCGCCGAGGGTCTCGCCGATCTCGTCCTTGCGGGTCGGGATGATCGCGGTGTGCGGGATGCGCAGGCCGAGGGGATGCTTGAAGAGCGCCGTCACGGCGAACCAGTCCGCGAGCGCGCCGACCATCGCGCCCTCCGCGGCCGCGCGCACGAAGCCGAGCCACGGGTAGCGGCCCTGCAGCGCGAACGAGACGGCGAAGATCACGGCCGCGACTGCGAGCAGGCTGGTCGCCAGCACCTTCATGCTCCGCAGCGCGCGGCGGCGCTCGGCGTCGCGGCGCTCGACCTGGGCGCGCTCGGCGGCGAGGCGCCGGCTCTCGGCGGTCTCGGGGTCGCCCGCGCGGGCCGTCGGCGCGGTCACCGGACGAGGTGGAGCTCGTGGCTGGTGTTGTTCAGCCGGTACGGTCCGTCGTCGCCGGCGACCACGATGTCCTCGATGCGGACCCCGAAGCGGCCGGGGAGGTAGATCCCCGGCTCGATGGAGAAGCACATCCCCGCCACGATCGGCTGCGTCTCGCCCTCGACCAGGTAGGCCGGCTCGTGCGTCGTGGTGCCGATGCCGTGGCCGACGCGGTGCACGAAGTACTCGCCGTAGCCGGCGTCCCGGATCACCGCGCGGGCGGTCCGGTCGATCTCCTGGAGCGGCACCCCCACCGCGACGGCGTC of Leifsonia shinshuensis contains these proteins:
- a CDS encoding DUF3054 family protein, with the translated sequence MKSWRTAVVAFVVDAVLILAFVLIGRRSHGEAATVGGVLTTYWPFFIGLVAGWLVTWAWRRPLALIWPGVPVWLMTVALGMLIRTSAGQGVEPAFIAVAFVVLGVFLVGWRIAAIPFARRRALRRV
- a CDS encoding DUF445 domain-containing protein; amino-acid sequence: MTAPTARAGDPETAESRRLAAERAQVERRDAERRRALRSMKVLATSLLAVAAVIFAVSFALQGRYPWLGFVRAAAEGAMVGALADWFAVTALFKHPLGLRIPHTAIIPTRKDEIGETLGEFVETEFLSDDVVATRLAAYDVSGAAARWLTEPGNARRVVDEGSGAIVGLFGLLDDDRMREAVEAVVRTHVIDPEWAPPIGRLGERILSSGGHHAAVDLLLDRFDDWLVIHPDALANLVSGRLPSWLPSFVDRLVDERVYQELRRFISDVRHDPAHRARRAFDGYLAELSDRLQHDPETIAGLEAAKARAFDDPRIRELAAQAWSAARAAAVDALSDPDSELRVRAAAALADTADRVAADPALRASLNARLSEAAGHLVSTYRHDIASVITETVRGWDPAETTDKIETQVGRDLQFIRINGTVVGALAGLAIYTIATLISAAF